A genomic region of Lycorma delicatula isolate Av1 chromosome 4, ASM4794821v1, whole genome shotgun sequence contains the following coding sequences:
- the LOC142322825 gene encoding uncharacterized protein LOC142322825, which yields MFTKHCSNFKKKLKPEDQEEGYYDVIDTYWNTMQRNKGLRKDVHTQTSNMTIKTECEDMDTDEGLRIEERKKEKRLLQSLLVDKKLKRAKWLCEKSPRNILNTINCISPKKKHEKRKRNERLFKGLNVLNERRKRSRSNLEGRKQRRERIRQHVMRRYHRIV from the exons ATGTTTACGAAACattgttctaattttaaaaaaaaacttaagccagaagaccaagaagaaggtTATTATGATGTTATTGACACATACTGGAACACTATGCAGAGAAATAAA GGTCTACGTAAGGATGTACATACACAAACTAGCAATATGACCATTAAAACAGAATGTGAGGATATGGATACCGATGAGGGATTAAGAATAGAAGAaaggaagaaagagaaaagattattgcAATCTCTATTAGT GGACAAAAAGCTTAAAAGAGCAAAATGGCTATGTGAAAAATCTCCAAGAAACatacttaatacaataaactGTATCAGTCCAAAGAAAAAACATGAGAAAAGGAAACGCAATGAAAGATTGTTCAAAGGTTTAAATGTACTGAATGAG AGAAGAAAAAGAAGTCGTTCTAATTTAGAAGGGAGAAAGCAGAGAAGAGAACGCATCAGACAACACGTCATGCGCAGATATCATAGAATAGTGTAA